From Camelina sativa cultivar DH55 chromosome 20, Cs, whole genome shotgun sequence, the proteins below share one genomic window:
- the LOC109131236 gene encoding uncharacterized protein LOC109131236: MLLGFVTGATPRPSPTMVVQTGDRVAEVSNPKFMRWMHADQLVMAWLVGSLSESALKSVYGLRSSSEVWFSLAKRYDRVSTTRKLDLQKKVYVIDKLGKSMAVYLAEIKSLCDQLDSIGSPLSEHEKISRVLTGLGREYESICTVIEESMETYPGPCFDDVVFKLTNFEDKIKAYEAATAVTLHQTFYTNKNENSHSYSSNNNGSYSNRGGHSRGGRSNRGRAQSRGSHSRGGRGYSTQGREEYYNNDFAQALAAMRLSDQEYSAGQEWISDTGATAHITNSTVALQNAQLYAGTDSVIVGNGEFLPITHVGSTILQGSADKTAPHDRKEGQ; encoded by the exons ATGCTTCTTGGTTTCGTTACTGGTGCCACACCTCGTCCTTCTCCAACAATGGTGGTTCAGACTGGAGATCGAGTTGCAGAAGTTAGCAATCCAAAGTTCATGAGGTGGATGCATGCAGACCAGCTCGTTATGGCCTGGCTAGTTGGATCTCTCTCTGAGTCAGCTCTCAAAAGTGTCTATGGTCTTCGTTCTTCCTCTGAGGTATGGTTTTCTCTTGCTAAACGATACGACCGTGTTTCTACCACTAGGAAGCTAGATCTGCAGAAGAAAGTTTATGTTATAGATAAGTTGGGAAAGTCTATGGCTGTGTATCTTGCTGAAATAAAGTCCCTATGTGATCAACTTGATTCTATTGGATCTCCTCTGTCAGAACATGAGaagatttctagggttttgactGGTCTAGGTCGTGAGTACGAGTCTATTTGCACTGTGATTGAAGAGTCTATGGAAACCTATCCAGGTCCAtgttttgatgatgttgttttCAAGCTAACAAACTTTGAAGATAAGATTAAAGCATACGAAGCTGCAACTGCAGTCACACTGCATCAAACTTTTTATACCAATAAGAATGAAAACTCACACTCTTACTCAAGCAACAACAACGGTAGTTACAGCAATCGAGGTGGTCACTCTCGAGGAGGTCGTTCAAACAGAGGCAGAGCTCAGAGTAGAGGAAGTCACAGCAGAGGTGGTCGTGGTTATTCAACACAAGGCAGAG AGGAATATTACAACAACGACTTTGCTCAAGCTTTAGCTGCAATGAGGCTGTCTGATCAGGAATATTCTGCAGGGCAGGAATGGATCTCCGATACTGGTGCTACAGCACACATCACAAACTCAACAGTTGCCTTACAGAATGCTCAACTGTATGCAGGAACAGATTCAGTGATTGTTGGAAATGGTGAGTTTCTCCCAATAACGCATGTTGGTTCCACAATTCTTCAAG GATCTGCAGACAAGACAGCTCCTCACGATAGGAAAGAAGGACAATAG